From a region of the Alnus glutinosa chromosome 1, dhAlnGlut1.1, whole genome shotgun sequence genome:
- the LOC133877923 gene encoding zinc finger protein SHOOT GRAVITROPISM 5, whose product MLDNTASSAAPSSSSDAFASLENGVTNKRKRRPAGTPDPEAEVVSLSPKTLLESDRYVCEICNQGFQRDQNLQMHRRRHKVPWKLLKRETQEVRKRVFVCPEPSCLHHDPCHALGDLVGIKKHFRRKHSNHKQWVCEKCSKGYAVQSDYKAHLKTCGTRGHSCDCGRVFSRVESFIEHQDACTIRQTRPEIVHALQPACSSQTASSTSPSSDTNNFSIAPILLPGLPVPKPAEPVFLSSEQNNNNNIPSTSEQQHNLELQLLPSSNALSFRNSDEIFATHLKLSIGSSEGGEIRNIEANNKANLNTSSRRSDSDQNNVSEVARLKEFAKEELKLAMSEKAYAEEARREAKRQIEMAEVEFANAKRIRQQAQAEVEKSQVLKEQATKKISSTMLQITCHACKQQFHASTAVPPSDETSLAVSYMSSATTEGEGE is encoded by the exons ATGTTAGACAACACTGCTTCTTCTGCTGCTCCATCTTCCTCCTCTGATGCATTTGCTTCCCTAGAAAATGGGGTcactaacaaaagaaaaagaagaccaGCAGGCACACCAG atccAGAAGCTGAGGTCGTGTCTCTCTCTCCCAAGACCTTGTTGGAATCCGACCGCTATGTGTGTGAGATCTGCAACCAAGGGTTCCAAAGAGACCAAAATTTGCAGATGCATAGGCGAAGGCACAAAGTACCGTGGAAATTGCTTAAGAGGGAGACGCAGGAGGTGAGGAAGAGGGTTTTTGTATGCCCAGAACCTAGTTGTTTGCACCACGACCCATGCCACGCTCTTGGCGACCTTGTCGGgatcaagaagcatttcagaaGGAAGCATAGCAATCACAAGCAGTGGGTGTGTGAGAAATGCTCCAAAGGATACGCTGTTCAATCTGATTACAAAGCCCACCTCAAAACCTGCGGTACCAGAGGCCATTCTTGTGACTGCGGCCGTGTCTTTTCCAG AGTAGAGAGCTTCATTGAGCACCAAGACGCTTGCACGATCCGGCAGACTCGGCCTGAAATAGTACATGCACTGCAGCCTGCCTGCTCGTCACAGACGGCATCGAGCACTAGCCCATCAAGTGACACAAATAATTTCAGCATAGCCCCAATATTATTGCCTGGGTTGCCAGTACCAAAGCCGGCCGAGCCTGTTTTCTTAAGCTCGGAgcaaaacaataacaataatatccCCTCCACTTCTGAACAGCAACACAATTTGGAACTTCAACTCCTGCCTTCGTCGAACGCCCTCTCGTTTCGTAATTCCGACGAGATTTTCGCGACCCATTTGAAACTTTCGATAGGTTCGAGCGAAGGCGGGGAGATCAGGAATATTGAAGCAAATAACAAGGCTAATTTGAATACAAGTAGTAGGAGGTCTGATAGTGATCAAAATAATGTGAGTGAAGTGGCAAGGTTGAAAGAATTTGCAAAGGAGGAGCTAAAGCTGGCGATGAGTGAAAAGGCCTACGCTGAGGAGGCTAGGCGAGAAGCGAAACGTCAGATTGAGATGGCTGAAGTTGAGTTTGCAAATGCCAAGAGGATAAGGCAACAAGCGCAGGCTGAAGTGGAGAAGTCTCAAGTTCTAAAAGAGCAAGCCACCAAGAAGATCAGCTCCACCATGCTGCAAATCACTTGCCACGCCTGCAAGCAGCAATTCCATGCATCCACCGCTGTACCGCCGTCCGATGAGACCTCGCTCGCTGTAAGTTACATGTCCTCAGCCACAACCGAAGGGGAAGGAGAGTGA